The proteins below are encoded in one region of uncultured Eubacteriales bacterium:
- a CDS encoding hypothetical protein (Evidence 5 : No homology to any previously reported sequences) — protein sequence MLYVDRVQLLYHCKDLRVVGALKCSNFHIARPPFARTNFIQKRPLSLWTEGVKNAVPPLVRPLLAEKGLVECQHTPTR from the coding sequence AGCTGTTGTATCATTGCAAGGACTTGAGGGTAGTCGGCGCTTTGAAGTGTTCTAATTTTCATATCGCGCGCCCTCCCTTTGCCAGAACAAATTTCATACAAAAACGCCCCCTGTCCCTATGGACAGAGGGCGTAAAAAACGCGGTACCACCTCTGGTTCGCCCTCTCCTCGCGGAAAAGGGCCTCGTCGAGTGCCAACACACTCCCACGCGCTAA